A part of Candidatus Deferrimicrobium borealis genomic DNA contains:
- a CDS encoding DUF47 family protein codes for MFRIIPRDQEFFVLFEKASANIVEGAERLKDLLEAFDDVRERVRAIEEVEHKGDSLTHEIIRKLNTSFVTPIDREDILALASSLDDVIDLIEAAATRMFLFKVTEATPHAKELGFLILKCVQELQKGILHLPMPKGRDRVYEHCVEVNSLENEADRVCRDAIAWLFENEKDPISILKWKEIYETLETATDRCEDAANVLESVALKNA; via the coding sequence ATGTTCCGGATCATTCCGCGGGACCAGGAGTTCTTCGTTCTCTTTGAGAAGGCGTCGGCGAACATCGTCGAGGGGGCGGAGCGGCTGAAGGATCTCCTCGAGGCGTTCGACGACGTGCGGGAGCGGGTACGGGCGATCGAGGAGGTGGAGCACAAGGGCGATTCCCTCACCCACGAGATCATCCGGAAGCTGAACACCTCCTTCGTCACGCCGATCGACCGGGAAGACATCCTCGCGCTGGCATCGTCCCTCGACGACGTGATCGACCTGATCGAGGCGGCGGCCACCCGGATGTTCCTCTTCAAGGTCACCGAAGCCACCCCGCACGCGAAGGAGCTCGGGTTCCTCATCCTCAAGTGCGTTCAGGAGCTGCAGAAGGGGATCCTCCACCTTCCGATGCCCAAGGGGCGGGATCGCGTCTACGAGCATTGCGTCGAGGTGAACTCCCTCGAGAACGAGGCGGACCGGGTCTGCCGCGACGCGATCGCCTGGCTCTTCGAGAACGAGAAGGATCCCATCTCGATCCTCAAGTGGAAAGAGATCTACGAGACGCTCGAGACGGCAACCGACCGGTGCGAGGACGCCGCGAACGTCCTCGAGAGCGTGGCCTTGAAGAATGCCTGA
- a CDS encoding nitronate monooxygenase, which produces MELTLLKHLPRAWKRGTDFLGTRYAIMCGAMTWVSEANLVAAISNEGGFGVLAGGNMPPEILAKEIAKTREKTRNPFGVNLITVAPAFKEHVEVVIREKCPYVFFAGSIPSGRDIAAVKAAGLKLVCFAPVLALAKRLIKQGVDALVIEGNEAGGHVGPVSTSVLAQEFLLNVTEVPVFVAGGIGTGEIIAQYLSLGAAGVQLGTRFVAAEECVAHPRFKEAFVRASARDAMPTTQFDSSLPTIPVRAIINEGTKDFNRLQFDLLHKVKTGEMPREEAQVKLEEFWVGALRRAVVDGDVEHGSLMAGQSVAFVKKIQPVREILDDLVTGAEAALARMAGEG; this is translated from the coding sequence ATGGAGTTGACGCTATTGAAGCACCTGCCGCGGGCGTGGAAACGCGGTACCGACTTTCTCGGGACCCGGTACGCGATCATGTGCGGGGCGATGACCTGGGTCTCCGAGGCCAACCTCGTCGCGGCCATCTCGAACGAGGGCGGGTTCGGCGTGCTCGCGGGCGGGAACATGCCGCCGGAGATCCTGGCGAAGGAGATCGCGAAGACGCGGGAGAAGACGCGGAACCCCTTCGGCGTGAACCTCATCACGGTCGCCCCCGCCTTCAAGGAGCACGTGGAGGTGGTGATCCGCGAGAAGTGCCCGTACGTCTTCTTCGCGGGGAGCATCCCGTCCGGGCGGGACATCGCGGCGGTCAAGGCCGCGGGGCTCAAGCTCGTCTGCTTCGCCCCGGTCCTCGCGCTCGCGAAGCGGCTGATCAAGCAGGGGGTCGACGCCCTCGTGATCGAGGGGAACGAGGCCGGGGGGCATGTCGGCCCCGTCTCCACCTCCGTCCTGGCGCAGGAGTTCCTCCTGAACGTCACGGAGGTCCCCGTGTTCGTGGCGGGCGGGATCGGCACCGGTGAGATCATCGCCCAATACCTTTCGCTGGGGGCCGCCGGGGTCCAGCTCGGGACGCGGTTCGTCGCCGCCGAGGAGTGCGTCGCGCACCCCCGGTTCAAGGAGGCGTTCGTGCGGGCCTCGGCACGCGACGCCATGCCCACCACGCAGTTCGATTCGTCGCTGCCCACCATCCCGGTGCGGGCGATCATCAACGAGGGGACGAAGGACTTCAACCGGCTCCAGTTCGACCTGCTGCACAAGGTGAAGACGGGCGAGATGCCGCGCGAGGAGGCCCAGGTCAAGCTCGAGGAGTTCTGGGTCGGGGCGCTGCGGCGCGCCGTGGTCGACGGGGACGTGGAGCACGGGTCGCTCATGGCGGGCCAGAGCGTGGCGTTCGTGAAAAAGATCCAGCCGGTGCGGGAGATCCTCGACGACCTGGTGACGGGCGCCGAGGCGGCGCTCGCGCGCATGGCGGGGGAGGGGTGA
- a CDS encoding NAD(P)/FAD-dependent oxidoreductase, whose amino-acid sequence MVKADEMYDITVVGAGPVGLYAAYYAGLRECRTKLIETYPQVGGRLISMYPEKEIFDVAGHRSIVAAELIRELTAQAMQYGPTVVLNERVTGLRILGERVIELTTPAGVHYSQTVILAAGCGAFVPRKLDIPNLIDFEGHGIFYFLPSFEPLRGKKVLIVGGGNSAVDWALSLDGIAAQVTLCHRMYKWHAHEAMVHRLLSSNVRVKFPYFTLKEVLGEEDVTGAVIWNERSGLEETIEVDAIVLSIGMLTNIEPFREWGLNIVGSGIAVAPDMSTNLPGVYAAGDIVTYPGKVLLITAGSGEAATAVNTAKEYIISDELGR is encoded by the coding sequence ATGGTCAAGGCGGACGAGATGTACGACATCACGGTCGTCGGCGCCGGGCCCGTGGGGCTCTACGCGGCGTACTACGCGGGGCTGCGGGAGTGCCGGACCAAGCTGATCGAGACGTACCCCCAGGTCGGCGGGCGGCTGATCTCCATGTACCCGGAAAAGGAGATCTTCGACGTCGCGGGCCACCGCAGCATCGTCGCGGCGGAGCTCATCCGCGAACTGACCGCCCAGGCGATGCAGTACGGACCGACCGTCGTCCTCAACGAGCGGGTCACGGGGCTGCGGATCCTCGGCGAGCGCGTCATCGAGCTGACGACGCCGGCGGGCGTCCACTACTCCCAGACCGTGATCCTCGCCGCCGGCTGCGGCGCATTCGTCCCCAGGAAGCTGGACATCCCGAACCTGATCGATTTCGAGGGGCACGGGATCTTCTACTTCCTCCCCTCGTTCGAACCGCTCCGGGGGAAGAAGGTCCTGATCGTCGGGGGGGGGAACAGCGCGGTGGACTGGGCGCTCTCCCTCGACGGGATCGCCGCGCAGGTGACCCTCTGCCACCGGATGTACAAGTGGCACGCCCACGAGGCGATGGTCCACCGCCTCCTCTCCTCCAACGTTCGGGTGAAGTTCCCGTACTTCACGCTGAAGGAGGTGCTGGGCGAGGAGGATGTGACCGGCGCGGTGATCTGGAACGAGCGGAGCGGGCTCGAAGAGACGATCGAGGTGGACGCGATCGTCCTGTCGATCGGGATGCTGACGAACATCGAGCCGTTCCGCGAGTGGGGGCTGAACATCGTCGGCAGCGGGATCGCCGTCGCCCCCGACATGTCGACCAACCTCCCCGGCGTCTACGCCGCGGGGGACATCGTCACGTACCCCGGCAAGGTCCTCCTCATCACCGCGGGGTCCGGCGAGGCGGCCACGGCCGTCAACACCGCGAAGGAGTACATCATCAGCGACGAGCTGGGGCGGTAA
- a CDS encoding glycerophosphodiester phosphodiesterase produces MRPYFPGRERGRPVFVAHRGASDRALENSPAAFALAVEGGADMIEFDVRLSSDGVPVVFHDERTGRTAKENLAVERTPASRLRTVRLKNGEKLPFLSDVLEIVGGIVPVNIESKTSGGIAAAAKALPKAGYRGELLLSSGLRDECLAARDLLPGIPCGLVTRRPSASDLAFCLRHGLSSIHPARRLLTVLRLRNVAASGIPFLPYTVDDPAEAFALIAAGAAGVFSNRAQALREAWRLR; encoded by the coding sequence ATGCGTCCCTATTTCCCAGGCCGGGAGCGGGGGCGGCCGGTCTTCGTCGCCCACCGCGGCGCGTCCGACCGCGCGCTCGAGAACTCCCCGGCCGCGTTCGCCCTGGCGGTCGAGGGTGGCGCCGACATGATCGAGTTCGACGTGCGGTTATCGTCCGACGGCGTCCCGGTCGTTTTCCACGACGAACGCACGGGGAGGACGGCGAAGGAGAACCTGGCCGTCGAGCGCACGCCGGCGTCGCGGCTGCGCACGGTCCGGCTGAAGAACGGGGAGAAGCTCCCGTTTCTCTCCGACGTGCTCGAGATCGTCGGGGGGATCGTTCCGGTCAACATCGAATCGAAAACCTCCGGCGGGATCGCCGCCGCCGCGAAGGCGCTACCGAAGGCGGGCTACCGTGGGGAACTCCTCCTGTCGTCGGGGTTGCGCGACGAGTGCCTCGCCGCGCGGGACCTTCTTCCCGGAATCCCTTGCGGGCTGGTTACCCGGCGGCCCTCGGCGTCGGATCTCGCCTTCTGTCTCCGCCACGGGCTCTCCTCGATCCACCCTGCCCGTCGGCTCCTCACCGTGCTGCGGCTTCGGAACGTGGCGGCGTCCGGCATCCCGTTCCTGCCGTACACGGTCGACGACCCGGCGGAGGCGTTCGCGCTGATCGCCGCCGGCGCCGCCGGCGTCTTCTCCAACCGCGCCCAGGCGTTGCGCGAAGCGTGGCGCCTGCGCTAA
- a CDS encoding diacylglycerol kinase family lipid kinase, with product MIHNPVAGPKVVNRIDRVRAYLSARGLPFRIRETAAPGDAVVMAREAALEGADTVVAVGGDGTMNEVADGLAGSATRLAIVPHGTGNVFAREFSLPASVEGCLDLLSSGKTISVRMAKANDRRFVLLASAGFDAEVVERMNSRQKNLLGISAYVLCGARHLLRSQPALWLELPPRERVEAQAVIVARGKKYGGNVTIAPGGDISGETFQVIALLRKGRWSIAKFALDALRGKHVVSRHVLIRESPSLFVRCAIPSACQVDGEYLGPLPVRFTVTDALLRVVVPKEFPSPPA from the coding sequence GTGATCCACAATCCCGTCGCCGGCCCCAAGGTCGTGAACCGGATCGACCGGGTCCGCGCCTACCTGTCGGCCCGCGGTCTCCCTTTCCGGATCCGGGAGACGGCCGCCCCCGGGGATGCCGTCGTGATGGCGCGCGAGGCGGCGCTCGAAGGGGCCGACACCGTCGTCGCCGTCGGCGGGGACGGGACGATGAACGAGGTCGCGGACGGGCTGGCGGGCAGCGCCACCCGCCTGGCCATCGTCCCCCATGGGACCGGGAACGTCTTCGCCCGCGAGTTTTCCCTCCCCGCATCGGTGGAAGGGTGCCTGGATCTTCTCTCCTCCGGGAAGACGATCTCCGTCCGGATGGCGAAGGCGAACGACCGGCGCTTCGTCCTGCTCGCCTCCGCGGGATTCGACGCCGAGGTGGTGGAGCGGATGAACTCCCGCCAGAAGAACCTCCTCGGCATCTCCGCCTACGTCCTGTGCGGCGCGCGGCACCTCCTCCGCTCCCAGCCGGCCCTCTGGCTCGAGCTCCCCCCCCGCGAGCGGGTCGAGGCGCAGGCCGTCATCGTCGCGCGGGGGAAAAAGTACGGCGGGAACGTGACGATCGCACCGGGTGGGGACATCTCCGGGGAGACGTTCCAGGTGATCGCCCTCCTCCGGAAAGGGCGCTGGTCGATCGCGAAGTTCGCCCTCGACGCCCTGCGGGGGAAGCACGTCGTCTCCCGCCACGTCCTGATCCGGGAAAGTCCCTCCCTCTTCGTCCGCTGCGCGATCCCGTCCGCCTGCCAGGTGGACGGGGAGTACCTCGGGCCGCTCCCGGTCCGGTTCACGGTGACCGACGCCCTCCTGCGGGTCGTCGTCCCGAAGGAGTTCCCCTCCCCCCCGGCTTGA
- a CDS encoding AbrB/MazE/SpoVT family DNA-binding domain-containing protein, whose translation MPLSSRLTSKCQVTVPREIRKALHLSPGNLVHFSVEGGKAFLSLAPESHARALKGLGKDAWGTLGGADRFLRQERDSWS comes from the coding sequence ATGCCGCTGTCCAGCCGGTTGACGAGCAAATGCCAGGTCACGGTGCCGAGGGAGATACGAAAGGCGCTGCACCTTTCGCCGGGCAATCTCGTTCATTTCTCCGTCGAGGGGGGGAAGGCCTTTCTCAGCCTGGCTCCCGAAAGCCACGCCCGCGCCTTGAAGGGTCTGGGCAAGGATGCCTGGGGCACCCTGGGCGGCGCCGACCGCTTTTTGCGGCAGGAGCGGGATTCCTGGTCGTGA
- a CDS encoding PIN domain-containing protein → MTPTRVTHERQRIFALDTNIFIYHFEENPAYVGFTETLFERIESGRVKAVTSCLTLHEVLTGARKAGDDRLFSLYRDLIGSFPNLHLIPFDARIAEISSDLRARYDLPTPDAIQVATALQQGAETFVTNDARLKRVREIKITLPRKAG, encoded by the coding sequence GTGACTCCCACGCGGGTCACACACGAACGTCAGCGGATCTTCGCCCTCGACACGAACATCTTCATCTACCACTTCGAGGAAAACCCGGCGTACGTCGGTTTCACGGAGACGCTGTTCGAACGGATCGAATCCGGGCGCGTGAAGGCGGTCACATCGTGCCTGACTCTTCACGAGGTGCTAACCGGCGCGCGCAAGGCGGGGGACGACCGGCTCTTCTCCCTCTACCGGGACCTGATCGGCTCCTTCCCCAATCTGCATCTCATCCCGTTCGACGCCCGGATCGCCGAGATCTCCTCGGACCTGCGCGCCCGCTACGACCTCCCGACCCCCGATGCGATCCAGGTCGCGACCGCCCTCCAGCAGGGTGCGGAGACGTTCGTGACGAACGACGCCCGCCTGAAGCGGGTCCGCGAGATCAAGATCACCCTTCCGCGGAAGGCCGGCTGA
- a CDS encoding glycosyltransferase, with protein sequence MNLLLEFPVAASLAACILQFGSAWKALGKGRRAIEPVDDGDLPGVSILKPLKGVDDRLLDNLESFCRLDYPRYEIVFCVQGASDPALRVARRVKETHPEREIVVVVGDCQEGLNPKVNNMLPGYAAAKYPFVLISDSNVAPAPGYLLEAMSHFRDPSVGLVSHLVRGTGAKTLGARLENQHLNTFILPSVSLLDRMFGMPCVVGKSMLMRRADLDAMGGLSSVKDFLAEDYVLGEMFRKAGKKVVISGSPVDNVNVYRTPRQFLSRHARWNRMRFSIAGAGYFAELFTNPVGLSMLMVAAAPGDAGAWTVAGGVAAAKMAMDFGMQRMLGDRSSPGWVLLGPVRDVLAGGLWFSAFFSQNVEWRGRTFRVTRGSRLVPVGEAPGMEPTAQAAR encoded by the coding sequence ATGAACCTGCTGCTCGAATTTCCGGTAGCCGCGTCGCTTGCCGCGTGCATCCTGCAGTTCGGCTCCGCGTGGAAAGCCCTCGGGAAAGGTCGCCGGGCGATCGAGCCCGTTGACGATGGAGACCTGCCGGGCGTCTCGATCCTCAAGCCGCTCAAGGGGGTGGACGACCGGCTCCTCGACAACCTGGAGAGCTTCTGCCGGCTCGACTATCCGCGCTACGAAATCGTCTTCTGCGTCCAGGGGGCGAGCGACCCGGCGTTGCGGGTGGCCCGAAGGGTGAAGGAGACGCACCCCGAACGGGAGATCGTCGTGGTGGTCGGCGATTGCCAGGAGGGGTTGAATCCCAAGGTGAACAACATGTTGCCCGGGTACGCCGCAGCGAAGTACCCGTTCGTTCTCATCAGCGACAGCAACGTGGCGCCCGCGCCGGGGTACCTGCTTGAGGCGATGTCGCACTTCCGCGACCCTTCGGTGGGACTGGTGAGCCATCTGGTCCGCGGGACCGGCGCGAAGACGCTGGGGGCGCGGCTGGAAAACCAGCACCTGAATACGTTCATCCTTCCTTCCGTCTCCCTCCTCGACCGGATGTTCGGGATGCCTTGCGTCGTCGGCAAGTCGATGCTGATGCGCCGCGCGGACCTGGACGCGATGGGCGGGTTGTCCTCCGTGAAGGATTTTCTCGCCGAGGACTATGTTCTCGGAGAAATGTTCCGGAAGGCCGGGAAGAAGGTGGTGATCTCGGGGTCGCCCGTGGACAACGTGAACGTGTACCGCACCCCGCGCCAGTTCCTCTCGCGCCATGCCCGTTGGAACCGGATGCGCTTTTCGATCGCGGGAGCGGGATATTTCGCCGAGCTGTTCACCAATCCCGTGGGACTCTCGATGTTGATGGTCGCCGCGGCACCGGGGGATGCCGGGGCGTGGACGGTCGCCGGCGGGGTCGCTGCCGCAAAGATGGCGATGGATTTCGGAATGCAGCGGATGCTGGGGGACCGTTCCTCCCCGGGGTGGGTCCTGCTCGGTCCCGTCCGCGACGTACTGGCGGGGGGTCTCTGGTTCTCCGCCTTCTTCTCGCAGAACGTCGAGTGGCGCGGAAGGACGTTCCGGGTCACCCGCGGCTCCAGGCTGGTGCCGGTGGGTGAGGCCCCGGGGATGGAACCGACCGCGCAGGCGGCGCGGTGA
- a CDS encoding PHP domain-containing protein, which translates to MSMLLCDFHIHTTWSDGSVDLPEVVDIYGQAGFDVISITDHVYNSDSTIGSWADRLNKTIAEENFPRYMEALEREAERARTRYGMLLIPGVEITKNYLSEEASAHVLLLDLKRYVSADLGWEEIFREARGQDALLVACHPHHTDHEIHDTLYFWNHRQKYASYFDAWEVANRTDLFSVVSLSNYPILANGDFHKANHLYSWKTLLPCLKDVEAVKECIRDNRGVAITMFRNGTARE; encoded by the coding sequence CATATCCACACCACCTGGTCGGACGGGTCGGTCGACCTGCCCGAGGTAGTGGACATCTACGGGCAGGCGGGATTCGACGTCATCTCCATCACCGATCATGTCTACAACAGCGACAGCACGATCGGCTCGTGGGCCGATCGGCTGAACAAGACGATCGCGGAGGAGAACTTTCCACGCTACATGGAGGCCCTCGAGCGGGAGGCCGAACGGGCGAGGACGCGGTACGGCATGCTCCTGATCCCGGGGGTGGAGATCACCAAGAACTATCTTTCCGAGGAGGCGTCGGCCCATGTCCTGCTGCTGGACCTTAAGCGGTACGTCTCCGCCGATCTGGGGTGGGAGGAGATCTTCCGCGAGGCGCGGGGGCAGGACGCGCTCCTGGTGGCATGTCACCCCCACCATACGGACCACGAGATCCACGACACCCTCTACTTCTGGAACCACCGGCAGAAGTACGCCTCGTATTTCGACGCCTGGGAAGTCGCGAATCGGACCGACCTCTTCTCCGTGGTCAGCCTGAGCAACTACCCGATCCTCGCCAACGGCGACTTCCACAAGGCGAATCACCTCTATTCATGGAAGACGCTCCTGCCGTGCCTGAAGGACGTCGAGGCGGTGAAGGAGTGCATCCGGGACAACCGGGGCGTGGCGATCACCATGTTCCGCAACGGGACGGCGAGGGAGTGA